The Gemmatimonadota bacterium genome has a segment encoding these proteins:
- a CDS encoding Uma2 family endonuclease — protein sequence MGSRCIAPFAITFSPRRELQPDLFVAPLVDGQRAQTPAEFARLVLAVEVQSPSTARYDRVVKRPVYLDQGVAEYWIVDPDSRTVERWSQGQERPEVLDTTLSWTPPATPATLDIDLVELFGLALD from the coding sequence ATGGGTTCGAGGTGTATCGCGCCGTTCGCCATCACCTTCTCACCGCGACGAGAACTCCAGCCAGACCTCTTCGTCGCTCCCTTGGTGGACGGCCAGCGTGCGCAAACGCCCGCTGAGTTTGCCCGACTCGTCCTTGCCGTCGAAGTACAATCGCCCTCGACGGCGCGGTACGACCGCGTGGTCAAGCGTCCGGTCTACCTGGATCAAGGCGTGGCCGAATACTGGATCGTGGATCCGGACAGCCGCACGGTGGAGCGATGGTCGCAGGGGCAGGAGCGGCCGGAGGTGCTCGATACGACATTGAGCTGGACGCCGCCGGCCACCCCGGCGACGCTCGACATTGACCTGGTCGAACTGTTCGGCCTCGCGCTCGACTGA
- a CDS encoding PIN domain-containing protein, producing MGLILETSVLIEAERDRLHLPDLMNAWVGEVHLAAVTVAELWQGVERAVQEPVRDRREAWVASLCEATDILPYDAAVARVHARLWGRLSSRGIVVGAYDMLIAATAVAHEYTLATLNVREFSRIPELRLLDVQPFRRA from the coding sequence GTGGGCCTGATCCTCGAGACCTCGGTCCTTATCGAGGCTGAGCGCGATCGACTGCACCTGCCTGATCTGATGAACGCCTGGGTTGGTGAAGTCCATCTCGCCGCGGTGACAGTCGCGGAACTGTGGCAGGGGGTTGAGCGCGCGGTGCAGGAGCCGGTGCGCGATCGCCGGGAGGCATGGGTCGCCTCACTTTGTGAAGCCACCGATATCCTGCCGTACGACGCCGCCGTCGCGCGAGTGCATGCGCGGTTGTGGGGACGACTGTCGAGTCGCGGTATCGTCGTTGGGGCGTACGACATGCTGATCGCCGCAACTGCCGTCGCACACGAATACACCCTCGCGACGCTCAACGTGCGTGAGTTCTCGCGAATCCCGGAGCTTCGCTTACTCGA
- a CDS encoding DUF4255 domain-containing protein, whose amino-acid sequence MRQRGRGPWQHSDRGCRTRPPSHHRGRTHDLPSPELHLRRTPPPPRPRIARRPTLQSPRRGHRPPTRDRNPHRRPRITLAPPNTAAPPTRSEPAPATIPLLELDLLLSFGGSDYGESLDLLAKTIDFLHAHPIWSADTQLGTGAAPLPTSLDRITLHPVALSHEDQHHVWSALGAPYVASVVYHVALVPAGER is encoded by the coding sequence TTGCGGCAGAGGGGACGAGGACCCTGGCAGCACAGCGACAGGGGCTGCCGGACGCGACCCCCATCACACCACCGAGGGCGGACCCATGATCTCCCAAGCCCTGAGCTTCATCTGCGCCGAACTCCGCCCCCACCTCGGCCTCGAATCGCACGCCGTCCGACCCTCCAGTCGCCCCGCCGTGGCCACCGGCCCCCGACACGCGACCGCAACCCTCATCGCCGTCCGCGAATCACCCTCGCTCCGCCAAACACAGCCGCCCCGCCAACGCGCAGCGAGCCCGCGCCCGCGACGATCCCACTCCTCGAACTGGACCTGCTCCTCTCCTTCGGCGGCAGTGACTACGGCGAATCGCTCGACCTCCTGGCGAAGACCATCGACTTCCTCCACGCACACCCGATCTGGTCCGCCGACACACAGTTGGGCACCGGCGCCGCGCCGCTCCCGACCTCGCTCGACAGGATCACCCTGCACCCGGTCGCGCTCTCCCACGAGGACCAACACCATGTGTGGAGCGCCCTCGGGGCGCCTTACGTGGCATCGGTGGTCTACCACGTCGCACTCGTACCAGCCGGCGAGCGCTGA
- a CDS encoding ASCH domain-containing protein — protein sequence MLIRRPQLDAIREGRVTLQFRRWKRPTVKAGGTLTTAVGVLSICAVDVVALATITRDDAMAAGYGSLDELRAHLAAKDEGQVYRVSLAFAGADPRIALRAQADLTDDERTTLQAKLARLDASSRHGPWVRPTLELIRANPGMYSGDLADQLGFERLWLKAQIRKLKALGLTESLEVGYRLSPRGEALLTSSSAR from the coding sequence ATGTTGATCCGACGCCCACAACTCGACGCCATCCGCGAGGGTCGCGTGACCTTGCAGTTCCGCCGGTGGAAGCGCCCCACGGTCAAGGCCGGCGGCACCCTCACGACTGCTGTTGGTGTGTTGTCCATTTGCGCGGTCGACGTCGTCGCGCTCGCGACGATCACCCGCGATGACGCCATGGCGGCCGGTTACGGCTCGCTGGACGAGCTACGCGCCCACCTCGCGGCCAAGGACGAAGGGCAGGTCTATCGCGTGTCCCTCGCCTTCGCCGGCGCGGACCCCCGGATCGCGCTGCGGGCACAGGCGGACCTCACGGATGACGAACGCACCACCCTCCAGGCCAAGCTCGCGCGGCTCGACGCCAGTTCGCGGCACGGTCCGTGGGTCCGCCCAACGCTCGAGTTGATCCGCGCGAACCCGGGCATGTACTCGGGAGACCTCGCCGACCAACTTGGCTTCGAACGTCTCTGGCTCAAGGCCCAGATCCGCAAGCTCAAGGCACTCGGCCTCACGGAGAGCCTGGAGGTGGGGTATCGACTGTCGCCCCGCGGCGAGGCACTGCTCACGTCGTCGTCCGCGCGCTGA
- a CDS encoding DUF3883 domain-containing protein, with protein sequence MNFERARLSAARKPRLADRVEHVADTRGDGLGYDVLSFEESGKERLIEVKTTKFGIHTPFLITRNEVRVSDSRRDHYALYRVFGFRKEPKLYALPGSVRSTSGSTPWCSKHAHSDVKGTSGILGSRTCRGVSAADSQWPSDRPALTAQRGAPRTASASARRGRCERCESLADRTCV encoded by the coding sequence GTGAATTTCGAGCGGGCCCGCCTGTCTGCGGCTCGCAAGCCGCGCCTTGCAGATCGCGTGGAGCACGTTGCGGACACCCGCGGCGATGGGCTCGGCTACGATGTCCTGTCATTCGAGGAATCGGGCAAGGAGCGCCTGATAGAGGTCAAGACCACCAAGTTCGGGATCCACACACCGTTTCTGATCACGCGGAACGAAGTTCGTGTGTCGGATTCCCGCCGCGACCACTACGCGCTCTACCGCGTCTTCGGATTCCGGAAGGAGCCGAAACTGTACGCGTTGCCCGGGTCGGTCAGGAGCACTTCCGGCTCGACCCCGTGGTGTTCGAAGCACGCTCACAGTGACGTCAAAGGAACTTCGGGGATCTTGGGATCCCGCACCTGCCGTGGGGTCAGCGCTGCCGATAGCCAGTGGCCGAGCGATCGCCCGGCACTGACCGCTCAGCGTGGCGCCCCACGAACGGCGTCCGCAAGTGCGAGGAGAGGTAGGTGCGAGCGGTGTGAATCTTTAGCAGACCGAACATGCGTGTGA
- a CDS encoding ankyrin repeat domain-containing protein yields the protein MKILFWLFVAIDVVAIVIGGLLGLAAAGPSRSNPLAAIVIPVIIPGTLLLGAVWVFLNMQSAGARALALGVAALPVIVIAVAMGTSWFELSGYRDASGQIREYKSGALVEIEDAVARNDAAAVAAAARRAELNTRGISGASVLVLALRQLRTTPDQLDVIRALLAAGADPNFVASESPLQLAISASSRSGVELVRIFLDAGANPNAPDEDGEPAFFMAGAAGVSVDALQLLLDRGANVQLRDRDGASAVVLAARTRNWPVLALLLQRGAPWQDQQGAVGVPFRDYVERELAGSDAEGAAEVITLLRGERHPRRAEMESLPSHT from the coding sequence ATGAAGATTCTCTTCTGGTTGTTTGTCGCCATTGACGTGGTCGCCATCGTGATCGGCGGGCTCCTTGGGCTCGCCGCCGCCGGCCCGTCACGCTCCAACCCGCTCGCGGCGATTGTCATCCCGGTCATAATCCCCGGGACGCTCTTGCTCGGCGCCGTGTGGGTCTTCCTCAACATGCAGTCCGCCGGGGCCCGCGCGCTCGCCCTCGGCGTCGCCGCGCTACCAGTGATCGTGATCGCGGTGGCGATGGGCACATCGTGGTTTGAGCTGAGCGGTTACCGCGATGCGTCCGGGCAGATTCGCGAATACAAGAGCGGCGCGCTGGTCGAGATCGAGGACGCCGTCGCGCGCAACGACGCGGCGGCTGTCGCGGCCGCCGCTCGCCGCGCCGAGCTGAATACGCGTGGGATCTCGGGCGCGAGCGTCCTCGTGCTCGCCTTGCGCCAGCTTCGCACGACCCCCGACCAACTCGACGTGATCCGCGCCCTCCTGGCTGCGGGGGCGGACCCCAACTTCGTCGCGTCCGAGTCCCCACTGCAACTCGCGATCAGTGCAAGCTCACGTTCCGGCGTTGAGCTGGTCCGGATCTTCCTGGACGCGGGGGCCAACCCGAACGCTCCCGACGAGGACGGCGAGCCGGCCTTCTTCATGGCGGGTGCCGCCGGTGTCTCCGTCGACGCGCTCCAGCTGCTGCTGGATCGTGGCGCCAACGTGCAGCTGCGTGACCGCGACGGCGCAAGTGCCGTGGTCCTGGCCGCCCGAACGAGGAATTGGCCGGTGTTGGCCCTGTTGCTGCAGCGCGGCGCGCCCTGGCAGGACCAGCAGGGGGCGGTTGGGGTGCCGTTCCGCGACTATGTGGAGCGTGAACTGGCGGGTAGCGACGCGGAGGGGGCGGCCGAGGTGATCACGCTCCTGCGCGGGGAGCGGCACCCCCGCCGAGCTGAGATGGAGAGCCTACCCTCCCATACCTGA
- a CDS encoding type II toxin-antitoxin system HicB family antitoxin gives MVYLALLTREGKHHLASFPDCPGCQTFGATRADALGMAADALQGWLEAHLAAGDAPPKPSGRRKVRTRSTLAPITVPVVLAVRLQLRWARQELGLTQAELAKRVGVSRQQIALLESPDANVTLKTLERVAHAMDLRLEIQLQPVRQAA, from the coding sequence ATGGTTTATCTCGCGCTCCTGACTCGCGAGGGGAAACATCACCTGGCGTCGTTTCCTGATTGCCCGGGGTGTCAAACCTTTGGCGCTACCCGGGCCGATGCCCTGGGCATGGCGGCTGACGCGCTGCAAGGGTGGCTTGAAGCTCACCTTGCCGCAGGGGACGCTCCACCCAAACCATCGGGGCGGCGAAAAGTACGCACGCGGTCGACGCTCGCGCCGATCACCGTTCCCGTGGTCCTTGCCGTGCGCCTTCAGCTGCGGTGGGCGCGGCAGGAACTCGGCTTGACGCAGGCCGAGTTGGCCAAGCGGGTTGGCGTGAGCCGGCAACAGATCGCGTTGCTGGAGTCACCAGATGCCAATGTGACGCTCAAGACGCTCGAGCGCGTGGCCCACGCCATGGATCTGCGACTGGAGATCCAACTCCAGCCGGTGAGACAAGCCGCTTGA
- a CDS encoding type II toxin-antitoxin system prevent-host-death family antitoxin, whose translation MRKPRSVSVTEAARNFADLVNRAYYKGETIVLLKNGTPVAQITPPAGAEGKSKADFLAAWERRPRLSSDDADSFARAIEAARAELLPPRDPWA comes from the coding sequence ATGCGTAAACCGCGATCCGTTTCCGTCACCGAGGCCGCGAGGAACTTCGCGGACCTCGTCAACCGAGCCTATTACAAGGGCGAGACCATCGTGCTCCTCAAGAACGGGACACCGGTCGCCCAAATCACTCCTCCCGCGGGCGCGGAGGGAAAGTCGAAAGCCGACTTCCTGGCGGCGTGGGAACGTCGACCGCGGCTCTCGTCGGACGACGCCGACTCGTTCGCGCGGGCGATCGAAGCGGCGCGTGCCGAGCTTCTCCCACCACGTGATCCGTGGGCCTGA
- a CDS encoding DUF4926 domain-containing protein, whose protein sequence is MTTLPVFRELDTVVMVHDLPEAGLRAGDLGALVHLYAPDAFEVEFVTASGRTQAVVTLTSADVRPVQDDDLLAVRSASAVRGAA, encoded by the coding sequence ATGACGACTCTGCCTGTTTTCCGCGAGCTCGACACGGTGGTGATGGTCCATGACCTGCCGGAGGCAGGACTCCGAGCCGGCGATCTGGGTGCGTTGGTGCATCTCTATGCTCCCGATGCATTCGAGGTGGAGTTTGTGACGGCCTCGGGGCGCACCCAGGCGGTGGTGACGCTGACCTCGGCGGATGTGCGCCCGGTGCAAGACGACGATCTCCTGGCCGTGCGTTCGGCATCGGCCGTGCGCGGTGCTGCCTGA
- a CDS encoding alpha/beta fold hydrolase: MSGVAITLAVVTALALVYGVTALVVAHLFTRAERRIPVQPLGQLFERVNFPSRADALPLTAWYRPAHEARGAVVLVHGRNACRGDELRGPTFPLADAFLASGLSVLMLDLRGHGESGDARVTFGRRERNDVLGAVDFLLARGYVASCIGLLGGSMGGVSVIGAAAAEPAIGAIVTDSAFVDFGDLMRLRFRRFTRLPGIVRPAAMALGNLLTGEQLAHPMAEDASKLNGRPVLVIHAVEDPMVPVAHAEQLAAASGAALWITPTRGHLSSFSGRSAEYLATVPAFFARHLGVERAGASQDAREAESA; the protein is encoded by the coding sequence ATGAGTGGTGTCGCTATCACCCTGGCCGTCGTGACCGCCCTGGCCCTCGTCTATGGAGTGACGGCCCTCGTGGTCGCGCACCTGTTCACCCGCGCCGAACGCCGAATCCCGGTCCAGCCCCTCGGCCAGCTGTTCGAGCGGGTGAACTTCCCCTCCCGGGCCGATGCCCTCCCCCTGACTGCATGGTACCGCCCGGCCCATGAGGCGCGGGGTGCGGTGGTCCTGGTCCATGGGCGGAACGCCTGTCGCGGCGACGAGCTGCGCGGCCCGACCTTCCCGCTGGCCGACGCCTTCCTCGCCTCGGGGCTGAGCGTGCTCATGCTCGACCTGCGCGGCCACGGCGAGAGCGGCGACGCCCGCGTCACCTTTGGTCGGCGTGAACGCAACGACGTGCTCGGCGCCGTGGACTTTCTCCTCGCCCGCGGGTATGTCGCCAGCTGCATCGGACTGCTAGGTGGCTCGATGGGTGGCGTGAGCGTCATCGGGGCGGCGGCGGCGGAACCTGCGATCGGGGCCATCGTCACCGACTCGGCCTTCGTCGACTTCGGCGACCTGATGCGGTTGCGCTTCCGACGCTTCACCCGCTTGCCGGGCATCGTTCGCCCGGCTGCCATGGCCCTGGGCAACCTGCTCACCGGCGAACAGCTCGCGCACCCGATGGCCGAAGATGCGTCGAAGCTTAACGGCCGTCCGGTCCTGGTCATCCATGCGGTCGAGGACCCGATGGTCCCCGTGGCCCACGCCGAGCAGCTGGCCGCGGCGAGTGGTGCCGCGCTGTGGATCACCCCAACCCGCGGGCACCTCTCCTCGTTCAGCGGGCGGTCAGCGGAGTACCTGGCGACGGTTCCGGCATTCTTCGCGCGACACCTCGGCGTCGAACGGGCCGGTGCGAGCCAGGATGCCCGCGAGGCCGAGAGCGCGTAG
- a CDS encoding glycosyl hydrolase, giving the protein MRKLVVLALLPAAAFAQARPVASARPIATLPAPSSLDSANLAAFRWREVGPARGGRSVAVAGSVKRPNEYWMGTTGGGVFKTTDGGLNWNPASDRYFGGTIGAVAVDEQNPDIVWVGGGETDIRGNTSYGDGLWKTSNGGRTWEMLGFKDEFISTIRIHPTQSNTAYIGVFGDVFKSGPRGLYKTTDGGKSFSRVLYVNDSTGVIDIGVDAQNPDVMYVAFWQAWRAPWGMSSGGVHSAIYKTTDGGATWQNLMKTAKGLPTGLVGKIGLAVSPVKSSIIWAQIEHDSGGVYRSGDGGMNWEYINRERKLRQRAWYYSQLTADTKDTNIVYAQNVGFFRSRDGGKTFPQSIQVPHGDNHDLWIAPDNNQRMVQGNDGGANVSTNAGATWTDQEFATAQFYHVTTTNEYPYKICGAQQDNSTLCGPSRKQGTIEISDWYDAGGCESGYIAAHPLKPNVTFAGCYGGNLDRRDRETGFTRDVTVYPRNPMGHSSEDIKVRFNWTFPIVFSRHNPNVLYTAGSQLFRSNNEGESWTAVSPELARRDPKTMGPSGGPITKDQTGVETYGIIFAFDESPITPGLLWAGTDDGYIWISRNNGATWQNVTPPDIGDFTRVSIIEPSRYAAGTAYVAANRYALGDRKPIFYKTTDYGKTWTSINNGIASDHFARVIREDPVRRGLLFAGTERGVYMSFDDGANWQPFQRNLPPVPVHDITLKDNDLIAATHGRSFWVMDDISSLRQVTPTILAKDAHLYKPVDAYRTQWQGGFGGGGGGGGGGNQVGANPRSGAIVYYTLKSPNQKVTLDFLDARGEVIQGYTSEQSTEQAADSVARDRARAAAIDSLVQRGASRDSATRVVTARPQGGPGGGGGGGGFGGGAPPRPRVPNRAGLNTFSWNLRYPDAVTFQGIIMWAANTTGPVAPPGTYSVRMRVNDGEPQVQTFRVRKDPRSTATEADLLAQFNLLIAIRDKTTEANNAVRMVRNMRWNVGDRTGKLTAAQQAEFKSIADGMMGQLTKAEQEAYQTKNESNQDPLNFPIKLNNEIAGVASYVSQGEYRPTKQALEVFGVLSKELDAQTKAIKAAMDKDLPRLNAILRAAGLQELVPSTEEIKPRNNVAM; this is encoded by the coding sequence ATGCGCAAACTCGTCGTCCTCGCCCTTCTCCCCGCCGCCGCCTTCGCCCAGGCTCGGCCCGTCGCCTCCGCGCGACCCATCGCGACGCTGCCCGCCCCGAGCTCGCTCGATTCGGCGAACCTCGCCGCGTTCCGCTGGCGCGAGGTCGGCCCCGCCCGCGGTGGCCGTTCGGTCGCCGTCGCCGGCTCCGTCAAGCGACCCAACGAGTACTGGATGGGGACCACCGGCGGTGGCGTCTTCAAGACCACCGACGGCGGCCTCAACTGGAACCCGGCGAGTGATCGCTACTTCGGCGGCACCATCGGCGCGGTCGCGGTGGACGAACAGAATCCGGACATCGTCTGGGTGGGTGGTGGCGAGACCGACATCCGCGGCAACACGTCGTATGGCGACGGCCTCTGGAAGACCTCGAACGGCGGTCGCACCTGGGAGATGCTTGGCTTCAAGGACGAGTTCATCTCGACCATCCGCATCCACCCCACGCAGAGCAACACCGCGTACATCGGCGTCTTCGGCGACGTCTTCAAGAGCGGGCCGCGCGGACTCTACAAGACCACAGACGGTGGCAAGAGTTTCTCGCGCGTGTTGTATGTCAACGACTCGACCGGGGTGATCGACATCGGCGTGGATGCGCAGAACCCGGACGTGATGTATGTGGCGTTCTGGCAGGCTTGGCGCGCGCCCTGGGGGATGTCATCGGGCGGCGTGCACAGCGCGATCTACAAGACCACAGACGGGGGCGCGACCTGGCAGAACCTGATGAAGACCGCGAAGGGGCTACCGACCGGGCTGGTTGGCAAGATCGGCCTCGCCGTCTCGCCGGTGAAGAGCAGCATCATCTGGGCCCAGATCGAGCACGACTCGGGCGGCGTGTATCGCAGCGGTGATGGCGGGATGAACTGGGAGTACATCAACCGGGAGCGCAAGCTGCGGCAGCGGGCATGGTATTACTCCCAGCTGACCGCGGACACTAAAGACACGAACATCGTCTACGCGCAGAACGTTGGCTTCTTCCGTTCGCGCGACGGGGGCAAGACCTTCCCGCAGAGCATCCAGGTGCCGCACGGCGACAACCACGACCTGTGGATCGCGCCGGACAACAACCAGCGGATGGTGCAGGGGAACGACGGCGGCGCGAACGTGTCGACCAATGCCGGCGCGACGTGGACCGACCAGGAGTTTGCCACGGCGCAGTTCTACCATGTGACGACGACCAACGAGTACCCCTACAAGATCTGCGGCGCCCAGCAGGACAACTCAACGCTCTGCGGTCCCAGCCGAAAGCAGGGCACTATTGAAATCAGCGACTGGTACGATGCCGGTGGCTGCGAGAGCGGCTACATCGCCGCGCATCCCTTGAAGCCGAACGTGACCTTTGCCGGCTGCTACGGCGGCAACCTCGACCGTCGCGATCGCGAGACCGGGTTCACGCGCGACGTGACGGTCTATCCGCGCAACCCGATGGGGCATTCATCGGAGGACATCAAGGTTCGGTTCAACTGGACTTTCCCGATCGTTTTCTCCCGCCACAACCCGAACGTGTTGTACACGGCGGGTTCGCAGCTCTTCCGATCGAACAACGAAGGAGAGTCGTGGACTGCGGTGTCGCCGGAGCTGGCGCGTCGCGATCCGAAGACGATGGGCCCCAGCGGTGGGCCCATCACGAAGGACCAGACCGGCGTCGAGACGTATGGGATCATCTTCGCCTTTGACGAGAGCCCGATCACCCCGGGGTTGTTGTGGGCGGGGACCGACGACGGCTACATCTGGATCTCGCGCAATAACGGCGCGACCTGGCAGAACGTGACTCCGCCGGACATCGGCGACTTCACCCGTGTGTCGATCATCGAGCCGTCGCGCTACGCGGCCGGCACCGCCTATGTCGCCGCGAATCGTTATGCACTCGGCGATCGCAAGCCGATCTTCTACAAGACAACCGACTACGGCAAGACCTGGACATCGATCAACAACGGCATCGCGAGCGATCACTTCGCACGTGTGATCCGCGAGGACCCCGTACGGCGCGGCCTGTTGTTCGCCGGGACGGAGCGGGGGGTATACATGTCGTTCGACGATGGCGCCAACTGGCAGCCGTTCCAGCGGAACCTCCCGCCGGTCCCCGTGCACGACATCACGCTCAAGGACAACGACCTGATCGCGGCGACCCATGGTCGCTCGTTCTGGGTGATGGACGACATCTCGAGCTTGCGGCAGGTGACGCCGACGATCCTGGCGAAGGACGCGCATCTATATAAGCCGGTCGATGCGTACCGCACGCAGTGGCAGGGCGGGTTCGGTGGCGGCGGGGGTGGTGGTGGCGGCGGCAACCAGGTCGGCGCCAATCCGCGGAGCGGGGCGATTGTGTACTACACGCTCAAGTCGCCGAACCAGAAGGTGACGTTGGACTTTTTGGACGCGCGTGGTGAGGTGATCCAGGGTTACACGAGCGAGCAGAGCACCGAGCAGGCCGCCGATTCGGTTGCCCGCGATCGCGCGCGGGCCGCGGCCATTGATTCTCTTGTGCAGCGTGGAGCGAGCCGTGACAGCGCGACGCGCGTCGTCACTGCTCGGCCCCAGGGCGGCCCGGGCGGTGGAGGTGGCGGCGGTGGTTTTGGAGGCGGCGCTCCCCCGCGTCCGCGCGTCCCCAACCGTGCCGGGTTGAACACCTTCTCGTGGAACCTGCGTTATCCCGACGCCGTGACCTTCCAGGGGATCATCATGTGGGCCGCCAACACGACCGGCCCCGTGGCGCCCCCGGGGACGTATTCGGTCCGCATGCGCGTGAACGATGGGGAGCCGCAGGTGCAGACCTTCCGCGTGCGGAAGGATCCTCGGTCAACCGCGACCGAGGCCGACCTGCTGGCCCAGTTCAACCTGTTGATTGCGATCCGGGACAAGACGACCGAAGCCAACAACGCCGTCCGCATGGTTCGCAACATGCGCTGGAACGTTGGGGATCGGACCGGCAAGCTGACGGCCGCGCAGCAGGCCGAGTTCAAGTCGATTGCTGACGGGATGATGGGTCAGCTGACGAAGGCCGAGCAGGAGGCCTACCAGACGAAGAATGAGAGCAACCAGGATCCGCTGAACTTCCCGATCAAGCTGAACAACGAGATCGCGGGGGTTGCGAGCTACGTGTCCCAGGGCGAATATCGGCCCACGAAGCAGGCGCTTGAGGTCTTTGGGGTGTTGTCCAAGGAGCTGGACGCGCAGACGAAGGCGATCAAGGCGGCGATGGACAAGGACCTGCCGCGGCTGAACGCGATCCTAAGGGCGGCGGGGCTGCAGGAGCTGGTGCCGAGTACGGAGGAGATCAAGCCGCGGAACAACGTGGCGATGTAG
- a CDS encoding Uma2 family endonuclease: MAMPAPTTEWTLEMLHALPDDGKRYELVDGELLVSPSPSAAHQRVVLQLALLLPPWARQYGFEVYRAVRHHLLTATRTPARPLRRSLGGRPACANAR, from the coding sequence ATGGCCATGCCTGCGCCCACGACCGAGTGGACCCTCGAGATGCTGCACGCCCTTCCCGACGATGGGAAGCGCTACGAGCTGGTCGACGGGGAACTGCTCGTGAGCCCGAGTCCGTCGGCCGCGCACCAGCGCGTCGTGCTCCAGCTCGCCCTGCTCCTCCCCCCGTGGGCGCGCCAATATGGGTTCGAGGTGTATCGCGCCGTTCGCCATCACCTTCTCACCGCGACGAGAACTCCAGCCAGACCTCTTCGTCGCTCCCTTGGTGGACGGCCAGCGTGCGCAAACGCCCGCTGA
- a CDS encoding alpha/beta fold hydrolase gives MVAAAVDTGSGTRRIAVTPGDSVSVEVSGAGAPIVLLAGPVGGTYSYRHVVPELVAAGYQVVAIDPFDPANGGHTPPTLGTLAHRWGAALTALGLRQAVIVSHSVSNAIALRLALEHPEMVRGIVSMEGGAAEHVGQHGTRTAAAIAHLVKLPGGGRLVRHKIRGALRERSAQHAWITEEVVRAYAAPYLRDPSRVASLMRSLGDTRDDTPLGPRLAALRIPILLLMGDTPHPSRPGDDERAMIVAAIPHLQVETLAAAGHFLHEEQPARVVQWVLRRARSAQVLANSPPE, from the coding sequence ATGGTCGCCGCAGCCGTCGACACCGGCAGCGGAACTCGACGCATCGCCGTCACCCCGGGCGACTCCGTGTCGGTGGAGGTGTCAGGTGCCGGCGCCCCGATCGTCCTCCTGGCGGGGCCGGTGGGGGGCACTTACAGCTATCGGCATGTTGTCCCGGAGCTGGTGGCCGCCGGGTACCAGGTCGTGGCGATTGACCCGTTCGATCCTGCAAACGGGGGGCACACGCCACCAACGCTGGGGACCCTTGCTCATCGCTGGGGCGCCGCACTCACCGCGTTGGGGTTGCGGCAGGCGGTCATCGTCTCGCACTCGGTGTCGAACGCGATTGCGCTGCGGCTGGCGCTCGAGCATCCGGAGATGGTTCGGGGGATCGTCTCCATGGAAGGGGGAGCCGCCGAGCACGTCGGGCAACACGGGACGCGAACCGCGGCCGCAATTGCGCACCTGGTCAAGCTGCCGGGTGGTGGCCGGCTCGTACGACACAAGATTCGTGGGGCGCTTCGCGAACGATCGGCGCAACACGCGTGGATCACTGAGGAGGTCGTGCGCGCCTATGCCGCACCCTACCTGCGGGACCCATCACGCGTCGCCTCACTGATGCGATCCCTGGGAGACACGCGAGACGACACCCCACTCGGCCCGCGTCTCGCGGCGCTCCGGATTCCGATCCTCCTCCTGATGGGCGACACGCCGCACCCGTCGCGCCCCGGAGATGACGAACGCGCCATGATCGTGGCCGCCATCCCGCACCTCCAGGTGGAGACCCTGGCGGCGGCTGGCCACTTTCTCCATGAGGAGCAACCCGCGCGAGTGGTGCAGTGGGTGTTGCGCCGCGCGCGCAGCGCCCAGGTGCTGGCCAACTCGCCGCCGGAGTAG